The Tropicibacter oceani DNA segment TTGTGCGCACATGGCGCGATTTCCGGAGCAAGCACTGATGGCCTCGAAAGCACAACGCATGCCGCTTGGCCTGAAGCTGGCCACCTACGGGTTTGTCATCCTATGGCTGATCCTGGCCGCCTTTCCGTTCCTGTGGACCCTGTGGGGATCGTTCAAGGTTGAGCTTGATTTCTTTTCCATCGCCGACTGGACCAATGCCCTGACCGGCAAGAACACCAAGGCGGCCACCGGCAGCCCGCTGACCGGCGCCGGGTATCACGGCGCCTGGGTGCAGGAGGATTTCTGGCGCCCGGCGATCAACACCTTCATCGTGTGTTTCTTCGTGGTCTGCACCTCGCTGACCATCGGAACGCTGGGGGGCTATGCGCTGTCGCGCTCGTCCTACCGCTATACCTTCTGGCTGCTGATCACGGCGCTGATCTTTCGCGCCATGCCGCCGATCACGCTGGTCGCGGGCTACCTGCTGCCCTTCTTCGAATGGAACCTCTGGGGCATCCTGCCGACCACGATCATCGTCCTGGTGGCGATCAACCAGCCCTTTACCCTGTGGATGCTGCACAGCTTTTTCCAGAACATCCCCAAGGAACTGGACGAAAGCGCCAAGGTCGACGGCTGCACCCAGTTCCAGGCCTTTCGCACCGTGATCGTGCCGGTCATGTGGCCGGGCGTGATCACCACCGGGCTGTTCAGCTTTCTGCTGGCCTACAACGACTTTGCCGTCACCTCGATGCTGCTGAGCGAAAGCAACCGCACCATGGTACCGGAAATCGCCGCCTTTCTGGGCACCACCTATACCGAAGGCAACGTGATGTTCGCCGTCGCCGCCGTGGTTTCGGCCACCGCGCCGCTGTTCATCCTTGTCATGTTCTTCCAACGCCAGATCGTCTCTGGCCTCACCGCCGGAGCCGTCAAGGGATGAAGGGATCACGACCACAGCAGGCCGCGCTCAGCCGCGATACGGACATGTCCAAAACCGAAGACACCCGTGCCGTAATCGAAGGCATGGTCGATGGGCTGAACGACCACCGCATCGACGATATCGGCGCCTTCTTTGCCGATGGCTTTCGCTGGATGGGCAACACCGGGTGCGGCACCAAGACCGGGCTCAAGGAATTCCAGGACAACTGGCAACGCCCCTTTCAGGCGGCCTTTTCCGACAAGGTCTGCGTCGACGAAGCGCGCCTGTTCATGGGCGAATGGGCCGCCGCCTTTGGCCGGCAAGAGGCCACGCATTCCGGCACCTTCATGGGGGTGCCCGCCACCGGCAAGCGCATCCAGATCCGCTATATGGATTTCTGGAAGGTCGAGGACGGCAAGATCACCGACAACTGGGTGATGGTCGATTTCCCGCATGTGCTGGCCCAGCTGGGCGTCGACGTGTTCAACGGCGAAGGCTGGGAGGCCTACGACCGGGGCGACCGCGTGCCGCCCCGCCCCGAACCACAGGACAACGCGTCCCGGGCCTGACCCGGGACCTCAACGGCAGAGGCCCCGGGTCACCCCCGGGGCGGGAGAGACGAGAATGGCGATCCAGCACCTCAAACAGGGCAAACCCGAAACCGAACGCGCCGAGGATGATGCCAAGGTCCGCGCCGTGGTGGAAACCACGCTGGCCGATATCGAGGCGCGCGGCGACGCGGCGTTGCGCGATCTGTCCGAAAAATTCGACGGCTACACGCCGCAGGCCTTTCGCCTGACCGCGTCGGAAATCGAGGCGGCGATGCAAAAGGTCAGCGCCCGCGACATGCAGGATATCCGCTTTGCCCAGGACCAGATCCGCAACTTTGCCCAGGCCCAGCGCGCCTCGATGACCGATATCGAAGTGGAAACCCTGCCCGGCGTGATCCTGGGCCACCGCAATATCCCGGTGCAGTCGGTCGGCTGTTATGTTCCGGGCGGCAAATTCCCGATGGTCGCCAGCGCCCATATGTCGGTGCTGACTGCCGCCGTCGCCGGGGTGCCACGCATTGTCGCCAGTGCGCCGCCGGTCAACGGCGCGCCGCACCCGGCCATCGTCGCCGCCATGCATCTGGGCGGCGCACATGAAATCCTGTGCCTTGGCGGCATCCAGGCCGTGGGCGCCATGGCCATCGGCACCCAGACCCTGGACCCGGTCCACATGCTGGTCGGCCCCGGCAATGCCTTTGTCGCCGAGGCCAAGCGACAGCTTTATGGCCGCGTCGGGATTGATCTGTTTGCAGGCCCCACCGAAACCATGGTGATCGCCGATGACACGGTCGACGCCGAGCTTTGCGCCACCGACCTTCTGGGCCAGGCCGAACACGGCTACAACTCGCCCGCCTGCCTGATCACCACCAGCCGCAAGCTGGCCGAGGCAACCCTGGCCGAGATCGACCGCCTGCTGACGATCCTGCCCACGGCGGAAACCGCCAGCGTGTCCTGGCGCGACTATGGCGACGTGGTGCTGTGCGACAGTCACGACGAAATGCTGCAGGTGGCCAATGACATGGCCTATGAACACGTGCAGGTGATGACCGACCGCGACGACTGGTATCTGGAAAACATGCACAGCTATGGCGCGCTGTTCCTTGGGCCGCGCACCAATGTCGCCAACGGCGACAAGGTCATCGGCACCAACCACACCCTGCCGACCCGCAAGGCGGGCCGCTATACCGGCGGGCTCTGGGTGGGCAAGTTCCTGAAAACCCACAGCTATCAAAGGATCACCACCGACGAGGCCGCCGCCAGGGTCGGGGAATACGGATCGCGCCTGTGCATGCTCGAAGGTTTTGTCGGCCATGCCGAGCAATGCAACATCCGCGTGCGCCGCTTTGGCGGCAAGAACGTCCCCTACGGCAAGGCCGCCGAATGACCGACACCGGCGCGCACAACAAGGCGGCGCTCGGGCTGTTGCGGGCCGCCCAATATGACTGGGACACGCCCGCGCTGGCGGCTGCGCTGCACGGCGTCATGGCGCCGGACGCCGCGCTGCACCTGTGCCACCCCATCGGCGATCTGACCGGCCCCGAGGCGCTGCTGACGCGCGCCCTGACCCCGCTGCGCACCGCCCTGCCCGACGCCGAGCGCCGCGACTGGATCGTGATCGAAGGCAGCGATGCCGAAGGCCAGCACTGGGTCGGCTGCGCCGGGCACTACGTCGGCACCTTTGTCGCGCCCTTCCTGGACATTCCGCCCACCGGGCACCTGGCGCATATGCGCTTTCACGAATTCTACCGCTTTCAAGACGGCAAGATCGTCGAGATGCAGGCGATCTGGGACCTGCCCGAACTGATGATGCAGGCCGGGGCCTGGCCCATGGCCCCCGCCCTGGGGCGCGAGCTCTGCGTGCCTGGCCCGGCCTCGGGCGATGGGCTGCACCGCGCGCCGCGCGACCCGCAGCTCAGCGCGCAAAGCTGCCAGCTGGTCATCGACATGCTTGACCACATGATCCGCCACCCCGCACAGGGCGGCCCCGAGGTGATGGAACTGCCCCGGTTCTGGCATGACACGATGACCTGGTACGGCCCGGCCGGGATCGGCACCGCGCGCGGCATCGCGGGCTTTCGCAACTGGCACCAGATCCCCTTTCTGTCGGCCATGCCGGACCGTGGCCAGCACCCCGAGGGCCTGCGCTTTCACTTCTTTGGCGACAACGCCTATGCCGCCGTGACCGGCTGGCCGAACATGCGCCAGACGCTCAGCGGCGGCGGCTGGCTGGGCCTGCCGCCCACCGGCCAGCAGATCACCCTGCGCAGCCTGGATTTCTGGCGCATCGAGGCCGGGAAAATCCGGGAAAACTGGGTTCTGGTCGATCTGCTGGACCTTTATCAACAACTTGGCGTTGATGTGCTGGCCCGGATGCGAGAGTTCAACAAGGCCCGCGTGCCGGGCCATGTTCCCTTTTCCGCAGGAGACGCCGAATGACCTTGCCCCAAACCCCTTCCTTCCGACTGGATGGCCAGCGCGCCGTGATCGCGGGCGCCTCCTCCGGGATCGGCCTTGGCTGCGCCACCGCGCTGGCCGAGGCCGGGGCCGACGTGACCCTGATCGCCCGCCGCGCCGACCGGCTGCAGGAGATCACAGCGCAGATGGCCGCGCGCGGCTGGACCGCCCATGCGCTGCCGCTGGACATCACCGACATTGCCGCAACCCAGGCCGCCGTTGCCGCCCATGGTCCCTTTGACATCCTGCTGAACGCGGCCGGACTGGCGCGCCATGCCCCGGCCATCGACACTGTGCCCGACGATTTCGACGCGGTGATGAACATCAACCTGCGCGCCGCCTATTTCCTGACCCGCGCCGTCGCCGCCGGTCTGCTGCAGGCCGGCAAAACCGGCAGCCTGATCAACATCTCGTCGCAGATGGGGCACGTGGGCGGGCCCGATCGCGCGGTCTATTGCGCCTCAAAGCACGCGATCGAAGGCATGACCAAGGCGATGGCGCTGGAATGGGGCCCGCGGAAGATCCGCGTCAACACCATCTGCCCGACCTTCATCCTGACCGACCTGACCCAGGCCACCTTTGACGATCCGGCCAAACGCGCCTGGATCGAGGAAAAGATCAAGCTGGGCCGCGCCGGCCAGGTGACCGACATCATGGGCGCGGCGCTTTACCTGGCCTCGCCGGCCTCGGATCTGGTGACCGGCACGGCGCTAATGGTCGACGGAGGCTGGACGGCGGACTGATGGCACAGGTCAAGGTCACATCAGCCGAAGTGGCCCGCCTTGCGGGGGTATCGCAATCGGCGGTCAGCCGGGTGTTCACCCCCGGGGCCTCGGCCTCGAAGAAGACCGTGCAGAAGGTGCGCGAGGCGGCGGACAAGCTGGGCTATCGGCCCAATGTCCTGGCCCGGGCCATGGTGTCGGGCAAAAGCCGGATCATCGGGCTGGTGGTGGCCTACCTGGAAAACCAGTTCTATCCCGTCGCGCTGGAACTGCTGTCGAACGCACTGCAGGCGCGCGGCTATCACATCCTGATCTTTACCGCGCCCAATTCGACCGATGGCATCGACGGCGTGATGCAGGACCTGATGGATTACCAGGTCGACGGGATCATCGCCGCCTCGGTCTCGATGAGCTCGGACCTGGCCCGCAGGGCGCGGCAGGCCGGTATCCCGGTGGTGCTGTTCAACCGCGGCCAGGATGGCCCGGGGCTGTCCAATGTGACCTCGGCCAATCATGCGGGGGGGCGGCGGGTCGCGCAGTTCCTTCTGGCGGGCGGTCATCGGCGCATCGCCCATGTCGCCGGCTGGCAAGGCAGCTCGACCGGGCGCGACCGGCAGGCGGGGTTCCTGTCCGCCATGGACGAGGCCGGCCAGCGCCCCTTTGCCCTGGTGGATGGCATGTACAACCGCAAGGTCGCCGCGCAATCCACCCGCCTGCTGTGCAGCGGCAGCGCCCGGCCCGACGCGATCTTTGTCGGCAACGACCACATGGCCTTTGCGGTGATCGACACCCTGCGCGCCATGCGGCTGGAGCCCGGGCAGGACATCTCGGTCGTGGGCTATGACGATGTGCCCATGGCCTGCTGGGGCGCCTACGACCTGACGACCCTGCGCCAGCCGGTCAACCGCATGGTCGATGCCACGGTGTCGATCCTGCTGGACCAGATCGAAACCGGGGAATCCCGCCCCGCCCGTATCGAAATCGAGGGAGAGCTGATCTTGCGCGGCTCGGCCCGCATTCCCGAAGGATGGACCTGATGAAAGGCTTTGACGCCAAATTCGCCGATTTTCCCGACTATATCATCGGCATAACCAAAGAGATCTGGGAAGACCGCGGCATCGCCACGCTGCACCGCTATTACGCGCCCGATATCGTCGTGCGCTCGCCCGCGTCGGTGGTGATCGGCAACCAGGGGGTGATTGCAGCGACCATGGCCACCCTGGCCGAATTCCCCGACCGAGAGCTGCTGGGCGAAGACGTGATCTGGTCGGGCACGCCCGAAGACGGCATGCTGTCCTCGCACCGGATCATCTCGACCGCGACCCATGCCGGCGACGGGGTCTATGGCAAGGCGACCGGCAAACGCCTGCAATACCGCATTCTCGCCGACTGCCACGCCAGGAACAACCAGATCGACGACGAATGGCTGATCCGCGATCAGGGCGCCATCGTGCGGCAGATGGGCTGGCTGCCCGATGCCTATGCCCGCGATCTGATCGCCCGCGAAGGCGGCCCCGAGGCCTGCGTCAAACCCTGCGCCCCGGGCAACGATCCCGAGGGTCCCTACAAGGGCCGCGGCAATGACAACCCCTGGGGCGCCGAGCTGGCCGATATCCTGACCCGGATCATGGGGGCCGATATGGCCGCCATACCGCAAAGCTATGACCGCGCGGCGCAGCTGGAATATCCCGGCCATGTCACCGCCCATGGCTGGGCGCCCGCCGACCGGCTCTGGATGGGGCTGCGCGCGGCCTTCCCCTCGGCCCGCTTTGAAATCCACCACCAGATCGGCCGCGACGATCCCGCCATGCCGCCGCGCGCCGCCCTGCGCTGGAGCCTGACCGGCAAACACGACGGCTGGGGCGCCTTTGGCCCGCCCACCGGCGCGCAGGTGCACGTCATGGGCATCACCCATGCCGAATTCGGAAGCCTTGGCGCCGCCCCCACCCGCCTGCGCCGCGAATGGACGCTTTTTGACGAAACCACGATCTGGAAACAGATCCTTTTGCACACAGGTACGCTATGACCCCCCAGGAAATGGAAAGCCGCATCGTCCGGTACGGCGATTTGCAGCCTTGCAAGACCGCCTTCATCGACGCCCACACGCCGGGCAGCGACCAGAAGGAAAACTTTACCATCATCGGCGGCGGCGTGTCGGAAAGCCCAGACCAGCACGTGCACATCTCGATCCCGCATGGCTTCAACATCGGGGCGGCGGGGCAACCGCCGAAATGCCGCAACTCGCTGCACGACCACCGCACCGCCGAGGCGTTTTTCGTCCTGTCCGGGCGCTGGCGCTTTTTCTGGGGGCGCTGGGGGAATGCGGGCGAAGTGGTGCTGGAACAGGGCGACATCTTCAACATCCCCACCGGCATCTTTCGCGGCTTTGAAAACATCGGCACCGATTACGGGATGATCATGGCGATCCTGGGCGGCGATGACGCCGGCGGCGGCGTCATGTGGGCGCCACAGGTGATCGAAGATGCCGCCGACCACGGCCTGGTGCTGGGCGAGGACGGCAAGCTGTACGACAGCAAGAAACAGCAGCGCCTGCCCGAAGGCGTCAAGCCGATGCCGCTGATGAGCGCCGAAGAACTGGCCAAGCGCCCCGAACCGACCACGGCGCAGGTGCTGCCGAACCACGTGGCCCGCTACTGGGACATGGTCGCACTGGCCGACCGCAAGCCCTGCAAGGTCATCGGCGAAACCGGGCTGCTGCGCGACAAACCGGGCTTTGAGGTCGATTTCATCACCCGCGCCTCGGCCAGCGACAGCCGGCACAGCCACACCGTTCCCTCGGTGCTGATGCCGGTCAAGGGGCACTGGCGCGTCACCTGGGATGGCGGCGCGGCGGTGCTGGCCCCCGGTGACACCATGAGCGTTCCGGAAAACCTGGCCCACAGCGCCGTGCCCTCGATGACCGGCGAGGCGGCGCTGTATCACGTGGTCGCCACCGGTGACCCCGCCGGACTGACCTGGAAAGGCTGACACCCCGCGCCCCGGCCCCGTGCCGGGGCCTCATTCGCAGAGGTCCCGGCGCAAGACCGGGACGGGAGACCGAACCATGACCGTAAAGACAACCCATGTCGGATCGCTGCCGCGCACGCAGGCTGTGGTCGATTTCATCTTTGCCCGCGAACGCGGCACGCCCTATGACGCGCAGGCCTTTGACGCCTGCATGACCGATGCGGTCAGCGAAACCGTGCGCCGCCAGAAGGACGCCGGCATCGACATCGTCAGCGATGGCGAAACCTCCAAGATCAGCTATGCCACCTACGTCAAGGACCGCTACACCGGCTTTGACGGCGACAGCCCGCGCAATGCGCCCGCCGATCTGCAACGCTTTCCGACCTTCCTCAAACGGCTGGCCGACGAAGGCGGCACCCCGCAATACGCCCGCCCCATGTGCGTCGGCGAAGTGCGCTCCAAGGGCCAGGGTGAGCTGCAGAAAGACATCGACAACCTGCGCGCCGCCATGGCCGAACACGGGGTCGCGCGCGGCTTCATGAACGCCGCATCGCCCGGGGTCATCTCGTTGTTCCTGCAGAATGATTTCTACAAGACGCGCGATGCCTACCTGGCGGCGCTGGCCGACGCGATGAAGCAGGAATACGAAACCATCGTCGCCTCGGGGCTGGATCTGCAACTGGACTGCCCCGATCTGGCGCTGTCGCGGCACATGCTGTTCAACGACCTGTCCGACGCCGAATTCGTCAAGGTCGCCGGCGCCCATGTCGAGGCCCTGAACCACGCCCTGCGCGACATTCCCGAAGACAAGGTGCGCATCCACATCTGCTGGGGCAACTACGAGGGCCCGCATGTCTGCGACATCCCGATGGCCAAGATGTTCGACACGCTGATGTCCGCCAAGGCGCGCTATGTCCTGTTCGAAACCTCGAACCCGCGCCATGGCCATGAATGGACCGTGTTCCGCGACCGCAAATCCGACATCCCCGATCACAAGGTGCTGGTGCCCGGCGTCGTCGACACCACCACCAACTTTGTCGAACACCCTGATCTGGTGGCCCAGCGCATCGCCCGCTTTGTCGACATCGTCGGCAGTGACCGGGTGATCGCGGGCAGCGATTGCGGCTTTGGCACCTTTGCAGGCTTTGGCGCGGTCGATCCCGAAATCGCCTATGCCAAGCTGGGCGCGCTGGCGACGGGGGCGAAACTGGCGTGACACCGCTGATCTATCTGCCCGGCATGATGTGCGACGCGCGGCTTTTCGGGCCGCAGGTCGCCGCCTTGCCCGGCACGGTGTACAGCTTTGGCTTTGATGAGACCTCGGTTCAGGCCATGGCCGAACATCTTCTGGCATTTGCGCCGGAACGGTTCGCGCTGGCGGGGCTGTCGATGGGCGGCATCGTGGCGATGGAGATGCTGCGCCAGGCACCTGGGCGGGTTGCGGGCCTTGCCCTGCTGGACACCAACCCGCTGGCCGAGCGTGATGAGATCAAGGCCCGGCGCGGCCCGCAGATCGAAAAGGTGCGCGCCGGCAAGCTTGCCGAGGTGATGCGCGACGAGATGAAGCCCAACTACCTCGCCCAGGGTCCCAACCGTCAGGCGATCCTGGATCTGTGCATGGATATGGCTGTTTGCCTGGGGCCCAAGGTGTTCGAGAACCAGTCCATCGCCCTGCGCGACCGCCCCGACCAGACCGCCACCCTGCGCGCCTTCACCGGCCCCGCGCTGGTGCTCTGCGGGCGCGAGGATGCGCTCTGCCCGGTCGCGCGGCATGCCCTGATGCACGCGCTGATGCCGCAATCCACCCTGACGGTGATCGATGGCGCGGGCCACCTGCCGACGCTGGAACAACCCGCACAAACAACCGCCGCGCTGCGCGCCTGGCTCAAGGAGACCGACCATGAATGACGCCCTGCTGACCCTGTTGCGCAGCGTCGATACCCCCACCGTCTGCAACGCCATCGAGGTGATCGAGGGCAAGCGCGGCTTTGACCGCTTTACCCGCGGCACCGTGCTTTGCAGCGCCCCGGACGAAGGCGCCATCGTCGGCTATGCGCGCACTGCCCGGATTTCCGCCATCGTCCCGCCCAGCGAAGCCCCCGAGGTGATCCGCGCCCGCCGCATGGACTATTACCGCCACATGGCCAGCGGCCCCCGCCCCGCCATCGCCGTGGTCGAGGATATCGACGGCGACAAGGCCATCGGCGCCTATTGGGGGGAAATCAACACCACCGTTCACAAGGGCTTTGGCCTGTCGGGCGCGCTGACCAATGGCGTGATGCGCGATCTTGGCGATCTGCCCGATGGCTTTCCCGTCATCGCCGGGTCGATCGGCCCCAGCCACGGCTTTGTCCACGTCACCGAGGTCGCCAGCGATGTCACGGTCTTCGGGCTGACCATCCGCGACGGTGATCTGGTCCATGCCGACCGCCACGGCGCGCTGGTCATCCCGGCCGAGTATGTCGACAACCTTCAGGCGGCCATCAACACCATGCGCCGCACCGAGGACATCGTCCTGTCCGCTGCGCGCAAGCCCGGCTTTGACTTTGACAGCTTTGCCGCCGCCTGGGAGGCCTTTGAAAAGGCCCGCACCTGAGGGCGCGCTAGCGGGGCCGCCGCGCCAGCAGGCTGAGCGCAAAGATCCCGGCCGCGGCGCAGACGATGCTGGGGCCGGCGGGGGTGTCGAATTCCCAGGCCCCCCACAACCCGCCAAGCGCCGCGGCAACGCCGACCGCGCCGGCGCCCAGCGCCATCTGTTCCGGGGTTCGGGCCAGCGCGCGGGCGGCGGCCGCCGGAATGATCAGCAGCGCGCCGATCAGCAGCGCGCCGACGACCTTGATCGCCACCGCCACCACCACGGCCAGCGCCAGGATCAGGATGCGCTGTTCACGCTCGGGGTCGATCCCCGACGCCCAGGCCAGGTCCGGTGACACGGTGGCGGTCAACAGCCTCTGCCAGCGCCAGGCCAGCAAGGCCCAGACCAACGCCCCGCCGCCCCAGATCACCGCCAGGTCGCTTTTGCCGATGCTCAGGATGTCGCCGAACAAAAAGGCGCTCAGGTCCAGTCGCGCGCCCGCCACAAGGCTGGCCGCCACCAGCCCAAAGGCCAGCGCCGCATGCGAGGCAACCCCCAGCAGCATGTCGCTGCCATAGCCGCGCCCGGTCAGCCGGGCGACCATCAGCGCCATGGCCAGCGCCACCACCAGCGTTCCGGCCATGACCGGCACCGAAAAGGCCAGCGCAAGCGCGACGCCCAGAATGCCAGCATGGGCCGTGGCATCGCCGAAATAGGCCATCCGCCGCCAGACCACGAAACTGCCCAGGGGCGCCGCCGCCAGCCCCACACCCACCGCGCCCAGAACCGCGCGCACCAGGAAATCGTCAAGCATGATCGCAGCCCTCGTGCGCGTGATCGTGATCGTGGCTGTGGGTGTGTTCGTGCCGGTACAGCGCCAGCGCGCCCCCCGTGCCCGTGCCGAACAGCGCCCGGTATTCTTCGGCCTGCGCGACCACCTCGGGGTGGCCTTCGCAGCAGACATGACCATTCAGGCAGATCACCCTGTCGCTTGCGCTCATCACCACGTGCAATTCGTGGCTGACCAGCAGCACGGCACAGCCCAGCCGGTCGCGGACCTCTTCGATCTGGCGATAGAACGCCGCCTGCCCCGGCTGATCCAGCCCCTGCGTCGGCTCGTCCAGCAGCAGCACCTCGGGCAGGTTCAACAGCGCCCGCGCCAGCAGCACCCGCTGCAACTGCCCGCCCGACAGATCGGCAATCTGGCGATCCGCATAGCCTTCGGCCCCGGCTTCGGCCAGGGCGGCGGCGCACATATGCGCCGGGATGCGGTCCGGCAGGCTGAGGAATCGCGCCACCGTCATCGGCAGGCTGGGGTCCAGCGCCAGCTTTTGCGGCACATAGCCCAGACGCAGCCCAGGCTTGCGCGTCACCTTGCCCGAATGCGGGCGCACCGCGCCGATCAGGCTGCGCAGAAAGGTCGATTTGCCCGACCCGTTCGGCCCGACGACCGTCACGATCTCGCGCGGGTTCAGGGCGAAATTCACGTCCCGCAGCACCTCTTGCCCGCCCATGTGCAGGGTCAGGTCGCGGGTTTCGATCAGGGCGGTCATTGCGCCTTGCCCGCGCAGCGCGGGCACAGGCCCTCGGCCTCGATGACCATGCGTTCGGTGACAAAGCCAACCTGCGCCGCCGCCTCGCGCAGCGCCTCCGACACCGCCCGGCCCGGCGCTTCGGCGACGGCCGAGCAGACCCGGCAAATCAGGAAGCTGGGGGCATGACGCTGGCCGGGATGGGCACAGGCGATAAAGGCGTTCAACTGTTCGATCCGATGCGCAAAGCCATGGCTGACCAGGAATTCCAGCGCCCGGTAGGCCACCGGCGGCTGCGATCCAAGGCCCGCATCGCGCAGGTGTTCCAGCACGTCATAGGCCCCAAGGGCGCGGTGCTGCGCCAATAGCACCTCAAGCGCCTTGCGCCGCACCGGGGTCAGTTGCAGCCCGCGCGCCGCGCAATCCGCCTCGACCGCCTGCAGGCTTGCGGCGATGCAGCTGTCGTGGTCGTGCCGAACAAAGCCTTTTGCCTCCATCACGGATTCCTTTGCCTTCTGGGGGGTCTTGAACTGTTACATCATAACGCGCTAAAAGCCGGGCGCAACGTTATATCATAACACACCTCTCTGTAACACACCGGTGCCCTCCATGACCCTTCGCCTTGCCGCTGCCTGCCTGTTCTTCGCCCTGCCCGCCCACGCCGAGGTGCCCCGCGTCGTCACCGACATCGCGCCCGTGCACAGCCTTGTTTCCATGGTGATGGAGGGTGTCGGCGCGCCAGAGCTGTTGCTGCCGCCCGGCACATCGGCGCATCATTTCGCGCTCAAACCCAGCCAGGCGCGCGCGCTGGCCGAGGCGGAGCTGATGGTCTGGATCGGCCCGGCGCTGACGCCCGCGCTTGGCGAAAGCATGGCCAACCTGGCCCCACAGGCCGCGCAACTGGTGCTGGCCGAGGCCCCGGGAACGCTGACCCTGCCCTATCGCGACCTGGACGAGATCGGTCAGTCCGAACAGGCCGACGGGCATGACGACCACGCGGATCACGATGACCACGAAGCGCACGATGACCATGAAAAACACGAAGAACACGAAGACCATGCCGAGGCGGACCCCCACGAAGGCCATGACCACGCGCACGGCGGCACCGACCCGCACCTTTGGCTGACGCCGGTCAATGCCCGGCTTTGGCTGACCACGATTTCCCAGGCGTTGGCGTCGCAGGACCCGGACAATGCCCTGACCTACCAGCAAAACGCCGCAGCCGCCCAGGCCCGCGTCGACGCGGCCGAGGCCGAGGCCCGGCAAAGCCTGCGCGCCCTTGAAAACGCCCGCTTCGCCGTGTTTCACGATGCCTTTCAGTACTACGAACAGGCCTTTGGCCTGACCGTCATCGGCGCGATTTCCGACAGCGAGGCCGCCGCCGCCGGTCCGGCCCAGCTGGATGCCCTGCGCGATCACCTTGCCGAACAACGGCCCGCCTGCATCCTGACCGAACCGGGTGCCAACCTGAAACTGGTTCAGGCCGTCGCGCCCGATCTGCCGATGGTCGAACTGGACCCGATGGGATCGACCTTG contains these protein-coding regions:
- a CDS encoding cobalamin-independent methionine synthase II family protein — translated: MTVKTTHVGSLPRTQAVVDFIFARERGTPYDAQAFDACMTDAVSETVRRQKDAGIDIVSDGETSKISYATYVKDRYTGFDGDSPRNAPADLQRFPTFLKRLADEGGTPQYARPMCVGEVRSKGQGELQKDIDNLRAAMAEHGVARGFMNAASPGVISLFLQNDFYKTRDAYLAALADAMKQEYETIVASGLDLQLDCPDLALSRHMLFNDLSDAEFVKVAGAHVEALNHALRDIPEDKVRIHICWGNYEGPHVCDIPMAKMFDTLMSAKARYVLFETSNPRHGHEWTVFRDRKSDIPDHKVLVPGVVDTTTNFVEHPDLVAQRIARFVDIVGSDRVIAGSDCGFGTFAGFGAVDPEIAYAKLGALATGAKLA
- a CDS encoding ATP-binding cassette domain-containing protein; amino-acid sequence: MTALIETRDLTLHMGGQEVLRDVNFALNPREIVTVVGPNGSGKSTFLRSLIGAVRPHSGKVTRKPGLRLGYVPQKLALDPSLPMTVARFLSLPDRIPAHMCAAALAEAGAEGYADRQIADLSGGQLQRVLLARALLNLPEVLLLDEPTQGLDQPGQAAFYRQIEEVRDRLGCAVLLVSHELHVVMSASDRVICLNGHVCCEGHPEVVAQAEEYRALFGTGTGGALALYRHEHTHSHDHDHAHEGCDHA
- a CDS encoding RraA family protein, whose protein sequence is MNDALLTLLRSVDTPTVCNAIEVIEGKRGFDRFTRGTVLCSAPDEGAIVGYARTARISAIVPPSEAPEVIRARRMDYYRHMASGPRPAIAVVEDIDGDKAIGAYWGEINTTVHKGFGLSGALTNGVMRDLGDLPDGFPVIAGSIGPSHGFVHVTEVASDVTVFGLTIRDGDLVHADRHGALVIPAEYVDNLQAAINTMRRTEDIVLSAARKPGFDFDSFAAAWEAFEKART
- a CDS encoding cupin domain-containing protein → MTPQEMESRIVRYGDLQPCKTAFIDAHTPGSDQKENFTIIGGGVSESPDQHVHISIPHGFNIGAAGQPPKCRNSLHDHRTAEAFFVLSGRWRFFWGRWGNAGEVVLEQGDIFNIPTGIFRGFENIGTDYGMIMAILGGDDAGGGVMWAPQVIEDAADHGLVLGEDGKLYDSKKQQRLPEGVKPMPLMSAEELAKRPEPTTAQVLPNHVARYWDMVALADRKPCKVIGETGLLRDKPGFEVDFITRASASDSRHSHTVPSVLMPVKGHWRVTWDGGAAVLAPGDTMSVPENLAHSAVPSMTGEAALYHVVATGDPAGLTWKG
- a CDS encoding zinc ABC transporter substrate-binding protein, whose translation is MTLRLAAACLFFALPAHAEVPRVVTDIAPVHSLVSMVMEGVGAPELLLPPGTSAHHFALKPSQARALAEAELMVWIGPALTPALGESMANLAPQAAQLVLAEAPGTLTLPYRDLDEIGQSEQADGHDDHADHDDHEAHDDHEKHEEHEDHAEADPHEGHDHAHGGTDPHLWLTPVNARLWLTTISQALASQDPDNALTYQQNAAAAQARVDAAEAEARQSLRALENARFAVFHDAFQYYEQAFGLTVIGAISDSEAAAAGPAQLDALRDHLAEQRPACILTEPGANLKLVQAVAPDLPMVELDPMGSTLPLGSGLYPALLQDIAARLGGCAP
- a CDS encoding alpha/beta fold hydrolase, giving the protein MTPLIYLPGMMCDARLFGPQVAALPGTVYSFGFDETSVQAMAEHLLAFAPERFALAGLSMGGIVAMEMLRQAPGRVAGLALLDTNPLAERDEIKARRGPQIEKVRAGKLAEVMRDEMKPNYLAQGPNRQAILDLCMDMAVCLGPKVFENQSIALRDRPDQTATLRAFTGPALVLCGREDALCPVARHALMHALMPQSTLTVIDGAGHLPTLEQPAQTTAALRAWLKETDHE
- a CDS encoding metal ABC transporter permease; amino-acid sequence: MLDDFLVRAVLGAVGVGLAAAPLGSFVVWRRMAYFGDATAHAGILGVALALAFSVPVMAGTLVVALAMALMVARLTGRGYGSDMLLGVASHAALAFGLVAASLVAGARLDLSAFLFGDILSIGKSDLAVIWGGGALVWALLAWRWQRLLTATVSPDLAWASGIDPEREQRILILALAVVVAVAIKVVGALLIGALLIIPAAAARALARTPEQMALGAGAVGVAAALGGLWGAWEFDTPAGPSIVCAAAGIFALSLLARRPR
- a CDS encoding helix-turn-helix domain-containing protein; translation: MEAKGFVRHDHDSCIAASLQAVEADCAARGLQLTPVRRKALEVLLAQHRALGAYDVLEHLRDAGLGSQPPVAYRALEFLVSHGFAHRIEQLNAFIACAHPGQRHAPSFLICRVCSAVAEAPGRAVSEALREAAAQVGFVTERMVIEAEGLCPRCAGKAQ